The following are from one region of the Geoalkalibacter subterraneus genome:
- a CDS encoding HI0074 family nucleotidyltransferase substrate-binding subunit — protein sequence MIDQKAAQSLENLERALKRLEEALREPESNSLVIDGTIQRFEFVIELYWKTFKRLLAIEGLEANTPREALQKAYAAHWIDDEAGWLQMLRDRNETSHIYDEAAARRIYAHIQQNFPVLKKTFLFLKKRFIN from the coding sequence ATGATCGATCAGAAAGCGGCGCAGAGTCTCGAAAATCTTGAGCGTGCCTTGAAACGGCTGGAGGAGGCCCTTCGGGAGCCGGAAAGCAACTCCCTGGTGATTGACGGCACCATCCAGCGGTTTGAATTCGTCATTGAGCTGTATTGGAAGACATTCAAGCGATTGCTGGCGATCGAAGGCCTTGAGGCAAACACGCCGCGCGAAGCGTTGCAGAAAGCTTATGCCGCTCACTGGATCGATGACGAAGCCGGCTGGCTGCAGATGCTGCGCGATCGCAACGAAACCTCCCATATCTACGATGAAGCGGCCGCCCGGCGCATTTATGCGCATATTCAGCAGAATTTTCCTGTGCTTAAAAAAACTTTCCTGTTTTTGAAGAAACGTTTTATCAACTGA
- a CDS encoding transposase produces the protein MPRTARLDIPGLTYHVIARGVNRCDLFLDDNDRRKFLSRFSDLLTETQTQCFAWTLMSNHFHLLLRPQQTGLAHLMRRLLTAYAIYFNRRYDRSGHLFQNRYRSIVCDEDTYLHELVRYIHLNPLRAGAVKELNELDEYPWCGHAVVMGKKALPGQAVNEVLELFANNGAQGRIRYRSFIADGLDLDAQEKITRRGAAREGEPFPDPHIFGDEGFAERLQALQQRERRSKKGMPVDEIVKRVCGEYKIEAGELVRNTRTAKIAEVRAVICYLAVRIVGYSGVVVGRYVNLERAGVSRAAARGELVVKNCPQLLKLVDE, from the coding sequence ATGCCACGAACAGCACGCCTCGACATCCCAGGTCTTACTTATCACGTCATCGCTCGCGGGGTGAATCGCTGCGACCTGTTTCTTGATGACAACGACCGGCGCAAATTTCTCAGCCGTTTCTCCGATCTTCTCACGGAAACTCAGACTCAGTGTTTTGCCTGGACGCTGATGTCCAACCATTTTCACCTGCTGCTGCGCCCTCAGCAAACAGGGCTTGCCCACCTGATGCGCCGGCTTCTCACCGCTTATGCCATCTACTTCAATCGTCGTTATGACCGTAGCGGACATCTTTTCCAGAACCGGTATCGATCCATCGTGTGTGATGAAGATACCTATCTGCATGAACTTGTTCGCTATATCCATCTCAACCCTCTGCGGGCCGGGGCGGTGAAAGAGTTGAACGAGTTGGATGAATATCCCTGGTGCGGACATGCGGTCGTCATGGGGAAGAAAGCCTTGCCTGGGCAAGCAGTCAATGAGGTTCTGGAGTTGTTTGCGAACAATGGGGCGCAGGGACGAATCAGGTATCGCTCATTTATTGCTGATGGTCTTGATTTGGATGCGCAGGAGAAAATCACCAGGAGGGGGGCTGCTCGTGAAGGAGAACCGTTTCCCGATCCCCATATCTTTGGCGACGAAGGATTTGCCGAAAGGCTTCAGGCCCTGCAACAGCGCGAGCGGAGATCCAAAAAGGGGATGCCGGTCGATGAAATTGTCAAGCGTGTCTGTGGTGAGTATAAAATTGAAGCCGGAGAACTGGTTCGCAATACGCGAACTGCGAAAATTGCAGAGGTGCGGGCCGTTATCTGCTACCTTGCTGTTCGTATCGTTGGTTACAGTGGTGTTGTGGTCGGAAGGTACGTCAATCTCGAACGAGCGGGTGTAAGTCGCGCGGCTGCGCGAGGCGAGCTGGTTGTCAAAAATTGTCCGCAATTGTTGAAGTTGGTTGACGAGTAA
- a CDS encoding sigma-54-dependent transcriptional regulator, with the protein MTSFDHNSSAPIKIHILYVDDEAAYCRLFQRAMVDEERFVITTAQSGEEALRLMNETTVDIVFTDLLMPRMDGMELLRQVRKNFPDTFVLMLTGVDSTAEAVKAIKAGAYDYILKPLDMDMIRRQLDKIIQHKELLQDSAPTPGTGFRFENLVGKDATMFEIYEKIRQVAQTDTTVLIHGESGAGKELIAEAIHARSTRREQPFIPVNCAALNEALISSALFGHEKGAFTGATSRKCGLFEAASGGTIFLDEIGDIPIQTQVTLLRVLELGNFQRVGGTETIQVDTRIICATNRDLTAAIKEKTFREDLYYRINVVSLTAPPCDRVNPTSPCWQIFFSRSTGVKQGRILTVSPNQPWLYFVSTTGREMSVSWPTPLSMPSFSAKGQKSFLGTFPSRLATLRTKTST; encoded by the coding sequence ATGACTTCATTCGATCATAACTCCTCGGCACCGATTAAAATTCATATCCTTTACGTCGATGATGAAGCCGCATACTGCCGACTCTTCCAACGGGCAATGGTCGACGAGGAACGCTTCGTCATAACCACCGCGCAAAGCGGCGAAGAGGCGCTGCGCCTGATGAACGAAACCACCGTAGATATCGTCTTTACCGACCTGCTCATGCCGCGCATGGATGGGATGGAACTACTTCGACAGGTCCGAAAAAATTTCCCCGACACATTCGTGCTGATGCTCACAGGTGTCGATTCGACGGCAGAGGCAGTCAAGGCGATCAAAGCCGGGGCTTATGACTACATTCTCAAACCCCTCGACATGGACATGATCCGCCGGCAGCTGGACAAGATTATCCAGCATAAGGAATTGCTGCAAGATTCCGCGCCCACTCCCGGAACAGGTTTTCGCTTCGAAAACCTGGTAGGCAAAGATGCCACCATGTTCGAAATTTACGAGAAAATCCGCCAAGTAGCCCAAACGGATACAACTGTCCTGATCCATGGAGAAAGTGGCGCCGGCAAGGAATTGATCGCTGAAGCCATCCATGCTCGCAGCACGCGCCGAGAGCAGCCTTTTATCCCTGTGAACTGCGCTGCACTCAACGAAGCCCTGATCAGCAGCGCCCTTTTCGGGCATGAAAAAGGAGCCTTCACTGGCGCCACGTCGCGCAAATGCGGTCTCTTTGAAGCGGCCTCCGGAGGAACGATCTTTCTCGACGAGATTGGCGACATCCCGATCCAGACCCAGGTCACCCTGCTGCGGGTTCTGGAACTCGGCAATTTTCAGCGGGTGGGAGGCACCGAAACCATTCAGGTCGACACCCGCATCATCTGCGCCACCAACCGCGACCTGACGGCCGCCATCAAGGAAAAGACCTTTCGTGAAGACCTGTACTACCGCATCAATGTGGTTTCTCTGACTGCCCCCCCTTGCGATCGCGTAAATCCGACATCCCCCTGCTGGCAAATTTTTTTCTCAAGAAGTACCGGCGTCAAACAGGGAAGAATATTGACGGTATCGCCAAATCAGCCATGGCTTTACTTTGTGAGCACGACTGGCCGGGAAATGTCCGTGAGCTGGCCAACACCATTGAGCATGCCGTCGTTTTCTGCCAAGGGTCAAAAATCCTTCCTGGGCACCTTCCCGAGTCGGTTGGCAACGCTGCGGACCAAAACTTCAACCTGA
- a CDS encoding helix-turn-helix domain-containing protein, with protein sequence MANTIEHAVVFCQGSKILPGHLPESVGNAADQNFNLTLKNSSLAAAEAALIREVLEQKGWHLSHAAEALGIARGTLYSKMEKLGIRKPA encoded by the coding sequence CTGGCCAACACCATTGAGCATGCCGTCGTTTTCTGCCAAGGGTCAAAAATCCTTCCTGGGCACCTTCCCGAGTCGGTTGGCAACGCTGCGGACCAAAACTTCAACCTGACGCTGAAGAACAGTTCTCTTGCTGCAGCAGAAGCAGCCCTCATCCGAGAGGTACTTGAACAAAAAGGCTGGCATCTCTCCCACGCAGCCGAGGCCTTGGGTATCGCGCGTGGTACGCTTTATAGCAAGATGGAAAAGCTCGGGATTCGCAAACCCGCCTGA
- a CDS encoding transposase: MPRTARLDIPGLTYHVIARGVNRCDLFLDDNDRRKFLRRFSDLLTETQTQCFAWTLMSNHFHLLLRPGQSGLAHLMRRLLTAYAIYFNRRYDRSGHLFQNRYRSIVCDEDTYLHELVRYIHLNPLRAGVVKELNELDEYPWCGHAVVMGKKALPGQAVNEVLELFANNGAQGRIRYRSFIADGLDLDAQEKITRRGAAREGEPFPDPHIFGDEGFAERLQTLQQRERRSKKGVPVDEIVKRVCGEYKIEAGELVRNTRTAKIAEVRAVICYLAVRIVGYSGVVVGRYVNLERAGVSRAAARGELVVKNCPQLLKLVDE; encoded by the coding sequence ATGCCACGAACAGCACGACTCGATATTCCTGGACTTACCTATCACGTCATCGCTCGCGGGGTGAATCGCTGCGACCTGTTTCTTGATGACAACGACCGGCGCAAATTTCTCAGGCGGTTCTCCGATCTTCTCACGGAAACTCAGACTCAGTGCTTTGCCTGGACGTTGATGTCCAACCACTTTCACCTTCTACTGCGCCCCGGGCAATCCGGTCTTGCCCACCTGATGCGCCGGCTTCTCACCGCTTATGCCATCTACTTCAATCGTCGCTATGACCGTAGCGGACATCTTTTCCAGAACCGGTATCGATCCATCGTGTGTGATGAAGATACCTATCTGCATGAACTTGTTCGCTATATCCATCTCAACCCTCTGCGTGCCGGGGTGGTGAAAGAATTGAACGAGTTGGATGAATATCCCTGGTGCGGACATGCGGTCGTCATGGGGAAGAAAGCCTTGCCTGGGCAAGCAGTCAATGAGGTTCTGGAGTTGTTTGCGAACAATGGGGCGCAGGGACGAATCAGGTATCGCTCATTTATTGCTGATGGTCTTGATTTGGATGCGCAGGAGAAAATCACCAGGAGGGGGGCTGCTCGTGAAGGAGAACCGTTTCCCGATCCCCATATCTTTGGCGACGAAGGATTTGCCGAAAGGCTTCAGACCCTGCAACAGCGCGAGCGGAGATCCAAAAAGGGGGTGCCGGTCGATGAAATTGTCAAGCGTGTCTGTGGTGAGTATAAAATTGAAGCCGGAGAACTGGTTCGCAATACGCGAACTGCGAAAATTGCAGAGGTGCGGGCCGTTATCTGCTACCTTGCTGTTCGTATCGTTGGTTACAGTGGTGTTGTGGTCGGAAGGTACGTCAATCTCGAACGAGCGGGTGTAAGTCGCGCGGCTGCGCGAGGCGAGCTGGTTGTCAAAAATTGTCCGCAATTGTTGAAGTTGGTTGACGAGTAA
- a CDS encoding ATP-binding protein, translating into MHEKNIRRQVLVPLTLTFLVLISSFLYASYRIRMQDSADDLSHRYERVQNLFDGLVASREKSMLSVVQFIAEQKRFQNAMIAEDRQLLLEHGSALLDRLYHQQQITHFYFHDVNGHHFLRVYHPENTADTPQRVTMRRAITQAKPAAGLELGANGTFTLRLVYPWHVEGKLAGYIELGQEVDHILHEIKSITDIDFILALDKQFLNRQSWEEGMALLGRQADWDLLPGMVLIDQTVSVPPEVAAELLSGEVIYHEHGAVLHTEGRSYRGRAFPLRDAAGRTVGDFIILNDITQEMASFRVFIAQVILFSLLLSSGLFAFSYRVLGHVDRRLAENRRRLHRELDKQAHTNQKLEIEIAERRHAEKELTRLNENLEQRVYERTSELRAKNREIEAGRTALEEAYKNLQEQQATILQQDKMACIGQLAAGIAHDINNPIGFVKGNIEVLGGFWEKISQFIAIQDQALKKSGPAEAYEKTGSSRRTLQIDYILEELPAVLEECLEGTDRVNKIVLNLKGFSRFDEPEAQLTDIHECLESTISIIWNELRYKATITRDYGQTPKIFCFPQQLNQVFMNLLINASHAIDQWGEIGIKTWADDTDLYIAIKDTGKGIPEENLSKIFEPFFTTKEVGVGTGLGLSIVYDIVQKHGGKISAESVPGSGTVFTIRLPFQNRLEASHA; encoded by the coding sequence ATGCACGAGAAAAATATAAGAAGGCAGGTTCTGGTTCCACTCACGCTCACCTTCCTCGTTCTCATCAGCTCTTTTCTCTATGCAAGCTACCGTATCCGCATGCAGGATTCTGCCGATGATTTAAGTCATCGTTATGAGCGAGTGCAGAACCTTTTCGACGGTCTAGTGGCCAGCCGTGAAAAATCCATGCTTTCAGTGGTTCAATTCATTGCCGAGCAAAAACGCTTTCAGAATGCCATGATTGCCGAAGATCGCCAACTTCTACTGGAACACGGCTCGGCTCTGCTCGATCGCCTCTATCACCAGCAGCAGATCACTCATTTTTATTTTCATGATGTCAATGGCCACCACTTCCTGCGAGTCTACCATCCGGAAAACACTGCCGACACGCCCCAGCGCGTCACAATGCGACGCGCCATAACACAGGCAAAACCGGCTGCAGGATTGGAACTGGGAGCAAACGGGACATTCACTCTCCGACTCGTCTACCCCTGGCATGTTGAGGGGAAATTGGCCGGGTATATCGAGCTCGGCCAGGAGGTCGACCACATACTTCATGAGATCAAGAGCATTACCGACATTGATTTTATCCTCGCACTCGACAAACAGTTTCTGAATCGCCAGTCCTGGGAGGAGGGGATGGCCCTGCTTGGTCGCCAGGCCGACTGGGACCTGCTGCCGGGAATGGTCCTGATCGATCAAACGGTTTCCGTGCCACCTGAGGTCGCGGCAGAACTGTTATCCGGGGAGGTCATTTACCATGAGCATGGGGCAGTCCTTCATACGGAGGGCCGCTCCTATCGTGGCCGTGCATTTCCGCTCAGAGATGCCGCTGGGCGCACCGTCGGCGACTTCATTATCCTCAATGACATTACCCAGGAAATGGCCTCTTTCCGAGTCTTTATCGCACAGGTCATTCTTTTCAGCCTGCTTTTGAGCTCTGGGCTTTTTGCTTTTTCCTACCGGGTTCTCGGGCACGTCGACCGACGCCTGGCTGAAAACCGCCGCCGCCTTCACAGAGAACTCGACAAACAGGCTCATACCAACCAGAAGCTGGAAATCGAGATCGCTGAGCGCCGCCACGCCGAAAAGGAATTGACCCGCCTGAATGAAAACCTTGAACAGCGTGTTTACGAAAGAACCAGTGAGCTGCGCGCTAAAAATAGAGAAATCGAAGCAGGGCGCACAGCGCTCGAAGAAGCATACAAGAACCTTCAGGAGCAGCAGGCGACTATCCTGCAGCAGGACAAAATGGCTTGCATCGGCCAGCTTGCGGCAGGCATCGCCCACGACATCAACAACCCCATCGGCTTTGTGAAGGGAAACATCGAGGTTCTGGGCGGTTTCTGGGAAAAAATTTCCCAATTTATCGCGATTCAAGATCAGGCGTTAAAAAAATCAGGACCGGCAGAAGCGTATGAGAAAACCGGCAGCAGCCGTCGCACTCTTCAAATTGATTATATCCTTGAGGAACTCCCGGCAGTGCTGGAGGAATGTCTCGAGGGAACAGACCGAGTCAACAAAATCGTCCTCAACCTCAAGGGTTTTTCTCGTTTCGATGAACCTGAAGCCCAATTAACCGATATCCACGAATGCCTGGAAAGTACAATCAGCATTATCTGGAATGAGCTCCGCTATAAGGCCACAATAACAAGAGATTACGGACAAACCCCAAAAATTTTCTGCTTTCCTCAGCAACTCAACCAGGTGTTCATGAATCTTCTGATCAACGCCTCGCATGCCATTGACCAATGGGGGGAAATCGGGATCAAAACCTGGGCGGACGACACCGACCTCTATATTGCCATTAAAGACACAGGCAAAGGGATTCCCGAAGAAAACCTCTCGAAAATTTTCGAACCGTTTTTCACCACTAAAGAAGTTGGCGTTGGAACAGGCCTGGGCCTGAGCATCGTCTACGACATCGTCCAAAAACACGGGGGCAAGATTTCAGCCGAGAGCGTACCCGGAAGCGGCACCGTTTTTACCATTCGCCTCCCCTTTCAAAACAGGCTGGAGGCATCTCATGCCTGA
- a CDS encoding response regulator, with protein sequence MPEPLSMLCVDDEVHILNVIRRQLFDIDIEIYTALSAKEGLALLPSLRPVQIILSDYRMPGMNGIDFLEEAAEINPSAFCIILSGYADINTAKQSLEDRKIHAFLRKPWSAKDLQKAIAQAMSLPKTDLTESPTTGES encoded by the coding sequence ATGCCTGAGCCCCTGAGTATGCTGTGCGTAGATGACGAAGTTCACATTCTCAATGTCATCAGAAGGCAACTTTTCGACATCGATATTGAAATTTATACCGCACTGTCGGCCAAAGAAGGACTGGCCCTGTTACCTTCCCTGCGGCCCGTGCAAATCATCCTGTCGGATTACCGCATGCCAGGGATGAACGGTATTGATTTTTTAGAAGAAGCCGCCGAGATCAACCCTTCTGCTTTCTGTATTATCCTTTCCGGGTATGCCGACATCAACACGGCAAAACAATCCCTGGAGGATAGAAAAATACACGCATTCCTGCGCAAACCCTGGAGTGCAAAAGATCTGCAGAAGGCGATAGCCCAGGCCATGTCCCTTCCAAAAACCGACCTTACGGAATCCCCGACAACAGGCGAATCATGA
- a CDS encoding cytochrome c3 family protein — MAQLRSFLKFMPFAAALLGFMLLGGCGSNSGSGDAPQAEAPVGSYGVDENGIRYTGSSGCVACHQLLTFGELDPEASAEIVADYLRGRHAQGSLDAAAPQACLDCHDPIGDGSTIESFLPAGASIPEAGLAAVGCENCHGAGGDHFGDGPLPRSVPGFETCGNCHDLLAPASPHVGAEDSLLANYQDSRHATSVRAPGNALCGRCHSDELFRNYHEKTVDLEAAQWETFFSGVTPPSDPSPVQCRTCHNPHSGALRTSSIVDNDREVFSGEFNLCTACHQVNLEYDFDSESGTYSFQLDESRDTYLATGHPATDALIEDSHFKSGADIFGYNINASARNACTQCHSPHAASRFVAEDSMAIAEAWARSGHADYQGGAFTHQFDPDSDGACLKCHNGVEFVRYVNGVPPVDLDAARQGGVVACVACHDLDDSNNADGALRQIDEVAFPSGAIVSLNQANNLCLECHQGRSSTRQVDERIADKGSRGRE; from the coding sequence ATGGCCCAATTGAGATCGTTCCTGAAATTTATGCCCTTTGCCGCCGCACTTCTCGGCTTTATGTTGCTGGGAGGATGTGGAAGCAATAGCGGCAGTGGCGATGCCCCGCAGGCGGAGGCGCCAGTGGGCAGCTACGGGGTGGATGAGAACGGTATCCGTTATACGGGGAGCAGCGGTTGCGTGGCCTGTCATCAGCTGTTGACTTTCGGTGAACTCGATCCCGAGGCCAGTGCGGAGATCGTTGCAGACTACCTGCGCGGCCGCCACGCCCAGGGCAGCCTTGATGCAGCGGCGCCCCAGGCGTGTCTTGATTGCCATGATCCGATTGGCGACGGATCGACAATTGAGTCCTTTCTGCCTGCCGGCGCCTCAATCCCTGAAGCGGGGCTGGCGGCCGTTGGTTGTGAAAACTGCCACGGCGCCGGAGGCGACCATTTTGGCGACGGGCCGCTCCCCCGCAGTGTGCCTGGTTTTGAAACCTGTGGGAACTGTCATGACCTTCTGGCTCCGGCCAGCCCCCATGTCGGGGCAGAAGACAGCCTCCTTGCAAACTATCAGGACAGTCGCCACGCAACCTCGGTGCGGGCCCCGGGCAACGCCCTTTGCGGTCGGTGTCACAGCGATGAACTATTCCGCAATTATCATGAAAAGACGGTTGATCTTGAAGCGGCTCAATGGGAAACTTTTTTCTCCGGAGTGACTCCTCCCTCCGATCCGAGCCCGGTGCAATGCCGTACCTGTCACAACCCCCACAGTGGCGCACTGAGAACTTCGTCGATTGTCGACAATGATCGAGAGGTTTTCTCCGGAGAATTCAACCTTTGCACTGCTTGCCATCAGGTTAATCTCGAGTATGATTTCGATAGTGAAAGCGGTACCTACAGCTTTCAGCTCGATGAGAGCCGGGACACCTATCTGGCGACGGGCCACCCCGCGACCGATGCCCTCATCGAGGATAGCCACTTTAAATCGGGGGCGGATATTTTCGGTTACAACATCAACGCTTCTGCCCGCAACGCCTGCACCCAGTGTCACAGCCCGCATGCGGCTTCTCGGTTTGTTGCCGAGGATTCCATGGCTATTGCCGAGGCGTGGGCCCGTTCCGGACATGCAGATTATCAGGGGGGCGCGTTTACTCACCAATTCGATCCCGATAGCGACGGCGCCTGCCTCAAATGTCATAACGGGGTGGAATTCGTTCGCTATGTGAACGGGGTGCCCCCCGTCGACCTGGATGCTGCCAGGCAGGGCGGCGTTGTCGCCTGCGTCGCCTGCCATGATCTTGATGATTCCAATAACGCCGATGGCGCACTGAGGCAGATTGATGAAGTTGCATTCCCCTCCGGCGCGATTGTCAGTCTGAACCAGGCCAATAATCTCTGCCTCGAGTGTCACCAGGGGCGGTCGTCGACACGCCAGGTTGATGAACGCATCGCCGACAAGGGGAGTAGGGGACGGGAGTAG
- the mntA gene encoding type VII toxin-antitoxin system MntA family adenylyltransferase antitoxin gives MENFSFIPARLNSLICRLAELPYVDKIILFGSRARGDAQPRSDIDLAVFAPGATSQQWVQLVDLVQEAPTLLAIDLIWYEEAGEELKTKIRQEGKVLYDRSESGAESRKS, from the coding sequence ATGGAAAATTTCTCGTTTATCCCTGCAAGGCTGAATTCGTTGATCTGCCGTTTGGCGGAGTTGCCCTATGTGGATAAAATCATTCTGTTCGGATCGCGGGCGCGTGGGGATGCACAGCCGCGATCCGACATCGATCTGGCTGTTTTCGCGCCGGGGGCGACCTCGCAGCAATGGGTGCAGCTTGTTGATCTGGTGCAGGAGGCGCCGACGTTGCTCGCGATTGATCTGATCTGGTATGAAGAGGCTGGTGAAGAGTTGAAAACGAAAATCCGGCAGGAAGGGAAAGTTCTTTATGATCGATCAGAAAGCGGCGCAGAGTCTCGAAAATCTTGA
- a CDS encoding OmcA/MtrC family decaheme c-type cytochrome yields the protein MHAEFTIAKWVPEAGTWVSMLQRDRQTGDNPRVIRAGNLRKENDSALSPIEEKTFQYTYTDGDTVIDFSNGAYWTSPTSDGSAPDAEAFGCSDISPDYCNFVAGILADINTFSTWEAGATYRVAVTSRTGDSRNGDYRFNALAHFQFDDDGNVTLVGNPHKIMDIASCASCHGTAATAFNAHGSQRHDPNVCANCHNDFTFDRNESVAEVDGWFTLSMTNMIHGIHAGIEDFQLDGKPFQQVRYPDWTFGRTPHPSDETPYPGNPGVANCVSCHKGRIPTANQLWNKVKLSACTSCHTDRESGTNAFHYQDSDCTSCHSEGDIPSAEEFHQVGATLDQLAAARSYQMEILSIEGAVTGSEAKVTWRVLKDGVYQDIFEGEDIYLEKSVRLGIGWGYGDDWTNDGSGVSSNGDAGRPFQVEADSGNTAPVDGDNTTAVTTFAVLPDGAMEGRNGFVVIERGPAGINASSVVRTFTLGSGLVEEFGERRQIVSTENCLSCHNTIGRHGTTADNDIMACVTCHNAGSLSRDGSTVQGTVDFMYIMHAIHGVGEKRGKFDRRRDHIVDGVYDGGYTHVTYPNTVVDCNACHINDSHKFPVDPKMRLGVIGNEMKNLYANGSGVNGPTASVCYSCHEITDDELADRVLRGHMTAEGGDMFGGYDHIDYFDGFPVESCTVCHE from the coding sequence ATGCATGCCGAATTCACCATTGCCAAATGGGTTCCCGAAGCGGGCACATGGGTAAGCATGCTTCAAAGAGATCGCCAAACGGGTGACAATCCCAGGGTTATTCGCGCCGGGAACCTGCGCAAGGAAAATGACAGCGCACTTTCACCCATTGAAGAAAAAACGTTCCAGTACACATACACCGATGGTGATACGGTCATCGACTTCAGCAACGGCGCCTACTGGACCAGCCCCACATCCGACGGTTCGGCTCCAGATGCAGAAGCGTTCGGATGCAGTGACATCAGCCCTGACTACTGCAACTTCGTTGCGGGCATTCTAGCAGACATCAACACCTTCAGCACCTGGGAGGCGGGGGCAACATATCGCGTCGCCGTGACCAGTCGCACCGGCGACAGCCGCAACGGGGACTACCGCTTCAATGCACTGGCCCATTTCCAGTTTGACGACGACGGCAATGTGACCCTCGTCGGCAATCCCCATAAGATTATGGATATAGCATCCTGCGCTTCCTGCCATGGCACCGCTGCAACAGCTTTCAACGCACATGGTTCACAGCGCCATGATCCCAATGTCTGCGCAAACTGCCATAACGACTTTACCTTTGATCGCAATGAATCCGTTGCGGAAGTCGATGGCTGGTTTACCCTGAGCATGACCAACATGATCCATGGAATTCATGCCGGCATCGAAGACTTCCAACTTGACGGCAAACCCTTCCAGCAGGTGCGCTATCCCGATTGGACTTTCGGCAGGACTCCTCATCCCAGTGACGAGACCCCCTACCCCGGCAACCCTGGGGTCGCGAATTGTGTTTCCTGCCACAAAGGAAGGATTCCCACTGCCAATCAATTATGGAACAAAGTTAAGCTCAGCGCTTGCACCTCCTGCCACACGGACAGGGAAAGCGGGACAAATGCATTTCATTACCAGGATAGTGATTGCACTTCCTGCCATTCAGAGGGTGATATTCCCAGCGCAGAGGAGTTTCACCAGGTAGGCGCCACGCTTGATCAATTGGCTGCTGCAAGAAGCTATCAGATGGAAATCCTGAGCATTGAAGGTGCCGTTACCGGCTCAGAAGCAAAAGTCACCTGGCGTGTACTGAAGGATGGAGTATATCAGGACATCTTCGAAGGCGAGGACATCTATCTCGAAAAATCCGTGCGTCTCGGGATCGGCTGGGGGTATGGCGATGACTGGACGAACGATGGTTCCGGCGTTTCAAGCAACGGTGACGCCGGCCGCCCCTTCCAGGTCGAGGCTGATAGCGGAAACACAGCCCCTGTCGATGGTGACAACACAACAGCGGTCACAACCTTCGCGGTCCTTCCTGACGGTGCCATGGAAGGCCGCAACGGATTCGTAGTAATTGAACGCGGCCCTGCTGGCATCAATGCCAGCAGCGTCGTCAGAACGTTCACTCTCGGCTCCGGCCTGGTTGAAGAATTTGGAGAGCGTCGCCAGATCGTCAGCACCGAAAATTGTCTGAGCTGTCATAATACGATCGGCCGACACGGCACTACGGCCGACAACGACATCATGGCCTGTGTCACCTGCCACAACGCCGGCTCTCTGAGTCGCGATGGCAGTACAGTGCAAGGCACCGTCGATTTCATGTACATCATGCACGCAATCCATGGCGTGGGTGAGAAACGCGGCAAGTTCGATCGCCGGCGCGACCACATCGTCGATGGTGTTTATGACGGCGGATATACCCATGTCACCTATCCCAACACCGTGGTGGACTGTAACGCCTGTCACATAAACGACAGCCATAAATTTCCTGTTGACCCCAAAATGCGCCTCGGCGTAATCGGCAACGAGATGAAGAACCTATATGCGAACGGATCGGGGGTCAATGGCCCCACAGCCTCCGTGTGCTACTCCTGCCACGAAATCACCGATGATGAATTGGCAGACCGCGTCCTGCGTGGACACATGACGGCTGAAGGGGGTGACATGTTCGGCGGATATGATCATATTGATTATTTCGACGGATTCCCTGTAGAATCCTGCACCGTTTGCCACGAGTAG
- a CDS encoding AbrB/MazE/SpoVT family DNA-binding domain-containing protein → MRENIIVSSRGQITLPAEMRKKLGIQPGGVLIAEDRNGEVVLRPAAVLEIEMYSDQDIAQWEKDDQLLVAEKEAILKKLKRRQ, encoded by the coding sequence ATGCGGGAAAACATTATCGTTTCAAGTCGTGGGCAAATCACCCTGCCTGCGGAAATGCGAAAAAAACTGGGGATACAGCCTGGCGGAGTCCTTATCGCGGAGGACCGGAACGGAGAGGTGGTTTTAAGGCCCGCGGCAGTGCTTGAAATCGAGATGTATTCAGATCAGGATATCGCGCAGTGGGAAAAGGATGACCAGCTTCTTGTCGCTGAGAAAGAAGCCATACTGAAAAAGCTCAAGCGCAGGCAATGA